One part of the Glycine soja cultivar W05 chromosome 11, ASM419377v2, whole genome shotgun sequence genome encodes these proteins:
- the LOC114374112 gene encoding uncharacterized protein LOC114374112 isoform X1 encodes MLSSGNNLNSSSSNSGITSLDMPPLPQCLPLDSITVGNRKYTGELRRVLGVSAGNASEDHSFGGPHPKPMGPGASGELKHFKESVQDASRKARDRSKMFGESLSKLEKYEALNIKKRQRTDLSSDRGGGVNLTKMGNQIHKTPNDNLTQRSEARASNSMLNKRIRTSVADVREESRSAAIGRPRVVTEKDGNLVQTLGGSSVRNEEKTRRLLAGGEGLDQKIKKKRSVGTVGNRVITGERDVKRTALPKANADLKMRLYDAQGFRLKSGPGGIKSEGSSELTSTGVRVMLTSEQGVSLHREHIAEQRVVAKGSNRGNTPEDPASNPNTLIKNKVSRAPRTGSVGALESSNIQPSSTTFPGSSIHPMTQWVGQRPPKNSRSRRVKVVSPASRNLEVQVSFEGCLTSEFCVKASSAGNNGFQLASSADNSTPKYKRPPDDTSSPFGLSESEESGAGENKIKEKAVNGSDFAMAADKAGASVFQMRKNKISTDESGDSVQRQGRSGRNLSLVRPDLPSGREKSENVPTMKPVQDMKPNDKSKTKYGRPPSKKQKERKILTRVGKQLNISSPDFGGEPDDDHEELYKAANAARNASNLACSGPFWKKMESIFASISLDDASYLKQQLNIAEEFDKSLSHMFCIDHDLLGVVINNKPTQGSEERKRSHCDEESTKFDALDGKKDMERLDKVTPLFQRLLCALIEEDENEESYHQSDAKNISRQCASDDSHCGSCNQIDFEPKDRDRMDSEVESEVDLQIQKNCMLDRLSCDKSTTSNTFRYPNTSSSLQSTGVWQGDEEFSLSDITHTGEICSNDLDQLQPAELSVPSFPSPDGQYQQMSLDDRLLLELQSIGLYPEILPDLAEEDEAINQDIVKLEKALYEQNGSKKNNLDKIDRAVQEGRDVERQKIEQAAFDQLIEMAYRKRLACRGSKNSKGAVHKVSKQVALAFVKRTLGRCKRYEEADINCFSEPTLQNIMFAPPSRENDAQPADCIVSGTASNTCNKVSLQIEARKSGAVSSVSDKYDCHRDYADRGLVDSFQGSIQSSEQASSKNGSMFIKEKKREMLVNGGVSGSSSRASNLDGAVHGGLKGKRSERERNQSRDQSGQNSIGRAGRISLDSSQNENKPKAKKQKSTASGHDRVMEAKDSTRLPIHDAINNHSKDGATISGNQDTSQIKESNDFGNLPLPDLSSIEEFGGTQDLSSWLNFEEDGLQDHDSIGLDIPMDDLSDLNMLM; translated from the exons ATGTTGAGTTCTGGGAATAACTTGAACAGTAGCAGCAGCAACAGTGGGATAACTTCTTTAGATATGCCACCCTTGCCCCAGTGTTTACCACTAGATTCAATTACAGTAGGCAATAGAAAATATACAGGAGAGCTGAGGAGGGTTCTTGGTGTTTCTGCTGGAAACGCATCTGAAGACCATTCTTTTGGAGGTCCGCATCCTAAACCTATGGGTCCTGGAGCCTCTGGGGAACTAAAGCACTTCAAAGAAAGTGTACAAGATGCCTCCAGAAAGGCAAG GGATAGATCAAAAATGTTTGGGGAATCTTTGTCTAAATTGGAAAAGTATGAGGCATTGAACATAAAGAAGCGACAAAGGACTGATTTATCAAGTGATAGGGGAGGTGGAGTAAACTTGACAAAGATGGGTAACCAGATTCACAAAACCCCTAATGATAATTTAACTCAGAGATCAGAAGCAAGGGCCTCAAATTCAATGCTGAACAAGCGAATTCGTACATCAGTGGCAGATGTGCGG GAGGAAAGTAGGTCTGCTGCTATTGGAAGGCCACGGGTGGTCACAGAGAAGGATGGAAATCTGGTTCAGACGCTTGGTGGGAGTTCTGTTCGAAATGAAGAGAAAACTCGCAGATTACTTGCTGGAGGTGAAGGGTTGgatcaaaaaataaagaagaagaggtCTGTTGGAACTGTAGGAAACAGAGTTATAACTGGGGAAAGGGATGTAAAACGAACTGCTCTTCCAAAGGCAAATGCTGATTTGAAAATGCGACTTTATGATGCTCAGGGTTTCAg ATTGAAGTCTGGACCTGGGGGAATCAAGTCTGAGGGCTCTTCAGAGCTTACTAGTACAGGTGTGCGTGTGATGCTTACAAGTGAGCAAGGCGTTTCTCTTCACAGGGAACACATAGCTGAGCAGAGAGTTGTTGCCAAAGGAAGCAATAG gggaaacaCTCCGGAGGACCCAGCCAGCAACCCTAATACGCTAATAAAAAACAAGGTATCTCGGGCACCAAGAACAGGTTCAGTTGGTGCACTAGAATCATCTAACATTCAACCTTCATCTACAACATTTCCAG GTTCTTCTATTCATCCAATGACCCAGTGGGTTGGTCAGAGGCCACCTAAAAATTCACGCTCACGAAGAGTGAAAGTAGTTTCTCCTGCCTCACGCAATCTTGAAGTTCAGGTTTCATTCGAAGGCTGTCTAACTTCTGAGTTCTGTGTAAAAGCTTCTTCTGCTGGCAACAATGGATTTCAACTTGCAAGTAGTGCAGACAACAgtacaccaaaatataaaagaccGCCTGATGATACTTCATCCCCCTTTGGATTATCTGAAAGTGAAGAATCTGGAGCGggggaaaacaaaataaaagaaaaagctgTGAATGGAAGTGACTTTGCTATGGCCGCAGATAAGGCTGGGGCTTCTGTGTTTCAAATGAGGAAGAATAAGATATCAACTGATGAATCTGGAGATAGTGTGCAGAGACAAGGAAGAAGTGGAAGGAATTTATCATTAGTAAGGCCAGACCTCCCTTCTGGGAGGGAGAAGTCAGAGAATGTACCAACAATGAAGCCAGTACAAGACATGAAGCCTAATGATAAGAGTAAAAC CAAATATGGGCGCCCTCCTTCAAAAAAGCAGAAAGAGCGCAAAATTTTGACTCGTGTAGGGAAGCAACTGAACATTAGTTCTCCTGATTTTGGAG GTGAACCTGATGATGATCACGAAGAATTATATAAAGCTGCAAATGCTGCTCGTAATGCAAGCA ACCTTGCTTGTTCGGGTccattttggaagaaaatggaATCTATTTTTGCTTCTATCAGCTTGGATGATGCATCTTACTTGAAGCAACAG CTCAATATTGCTGAAGAATTTGATAAAAGTTTATCTCATATGTTTTGCATTGATCATGATCTGTTG GGTGTTGTTATAAATAACAAGCCAACTCAGGGTTCAGAGGAAAGAAAGAGAAGTCACTGTGATGAAGAATCAACTAAGTTTGATGCTTTAGATGGTAAGAAGGACATGGAAAGACTGGACAAGGTTACCCCACTATTCCAAAGACTTCTTTGTGCTCTaattgaagaagatgaaaatgaagaaTCATATCACCAAAGTGATGCAAAGAATATATCTCGACAATGTGCTAGTGATGATTCTCACTGTGGTTCTTgtaatcaaattgattttgaacCCAAAGATCGGGATAGAATGGACTCTGAAGTTGAGTCAGAGGTGGATCTTCAAATTCAGAAGAACTGCATGTTGGATAGACTATCTTGTGATAAGAGCACCACATCCAACACATTTAGATACCCAAACACATCCAGCTCTTTACAAAGCACTGGAGTTTGGCAGGGAGATGAAGAATTTTCTCTTTCAGATATCACACATACCGGCGAAATATGTTCAAATGATCTTGATCAACTGCAGCCTGCTGAATTAAGTGTTCCTAGCTTTCCTTCTCCTGATGGCCAGTATCAGCAGATGTCACTGGATGATAGACTGCTGCTTGAGTTGCAGAGCATTGGCTTATATCCTGAAATATTG CCTGATTTAGCTGAGGAAGATGAAGCTATAAATCAAGACATTGTGAAACTTGAGAAAGCACTGTATGAACAG AATGGGAGTAAGAAGAATAACTTGGACAAGATTGATAGAGCTGTTCAAGAAGGGAGGGATGTGGAGAGGCA GAAGATTGAGCAAGCTGCATTTGACCAACTTATTGAAATGGCTTACAGAAAGAGATTG GCATGCCGTGGAAGCAAAAATTCAAAAGGTGCAGTTCACAAGGTGTCTAAACAAGTTGCTTTGGCTTTTGTCAAACGTACTCTTGGAAGATGTAAAAGATATGAAGAAGCTGACATTAACTGCTTCAGTGAACCTACCCTACAAAATATCATGTTTGCCCCACCTTCACGTGAGAATGATGCACAACCTGCTGATTGCATAGTCTCTGGGACAGCCAGCAATACATGTAACAAAGTTTCCCTTCAAATTGAAGCCAGAAAATCAG GTGCAGTTTCTAGTGTTTCTGATAAATATGATTGCCATAGAGACTATGCAGACAGGGGATTGGTTGATTCTTTTCAAGGTTCAATTCAGTCATCAGAGCAAGCATCATCCAAGAATGGGTCCATGTTTATCAAGGAAAAGAAGAGGGAAATGTTGGTCAATGGTGGTGTCAGTGGTTCTTCCTCAAGAGCATCAAATCTTGATGGTGCTGTTCATGGTGGACTGAAGGGAAAGAGAAGTGAGAGAGAAAGGAATCAAAGCCGGGATCAGAGCGGACAAAATTCTATTGGCAGAGCTGGACGCATATCACTGGACAGTAGCCAAAATGAGAACAAACCAAAAGCTAAGAAGCAAAAGAGTACTGCTAGTGGACATGATAGGGTTATGGAAGCAAAGGATTCTACTCGTTTACCAATTCATGATGCAATCAATAATCATAGTAAAGATGGGGCTACGATATCTGGTAATCAGGACACTTCTCAAATAAAGGAATCCAATGACTTTGGGAATTTGCCACTACCTGACTTAAGTTCAATAGAAGAATTTGGTGGTACGCAAGATCTTAGTTCTTGGTTGAACTTTGAAGAAGATGGTTTGCAAGACCATGATTCTATTGGCCTTGATATTCCAATGGATGACCTATCAGATTTAAATATGCTTATGTGA
- the LOC114374112 gene encoding uncharacterized protein LOC114374112 isoform X2 encodes MLSSGNNLNSSSSNSGITSLDMPPLPQCLPLDSITVGNRKYTGELRRVLGVSAGNASEDHSFGGPHPKPMGPGASGELKHFKESVQDASRKARDRSKMFGESLSKLEKYEALNIKKRQRTDLSSDRGGGVNLTKMGNQIHKTPNDNLTQRSEARASNSMLNKRIRTSVADVREESRSAAIGRPRVVTEKDGNLVQTLGGSSVRNEEKTRRLLAGGEGLDQKIKKKRSVGTVGNRVITGERDVKRTALPKANADLKMRLYDAQGFRLKSGPGGIKSEGSSELTSTGVRVMLTSEQGVSLHREHIAEQRVVAKGSNRGNTPEDPASNPNTLIKNKVSRAPRTGSVGALESSNIQPSSTTFPGSSIHPMTQWVGQRPPKNSRSRRVKVVSPASRNLEVQVSFEGCLTSEFCVKASSAGNNGFQLASSADNSTPKYKRPPDDTSSPFGLSESEESGAGENKIKEKAVNGSDFAMAADKAGASVFQMRKNKISTDESGDSVQRQGRSGRNLSLVRPDLPSGREKSENVPTMKPVQDMKPNDKSKTKYGRPPSKKQKERKILTRVGKQLNISSPDFGGEPDDDHEELYKAANAARNASNLACSGPFWKKMESIFASISLDDASYLKQQLNIAEEFDKSLSHMFCIDHDLLGVVINNKPTQGSEERKRSHCDEESTKFDALDGKKDMERLDKVTPLFQRLLCALIEEDENEESYHQSDAKNISRQCASDDSHCGSCNQIDFEPKDRDRMDSEVESEVDLQIQKNCMLDRLSCDKSTTSNTFRYPNTSSSLQSTGVWQGDEEFSLSDITHTGEICSNDLDQLQPAELSVPSFPSPDGQYQQMSLDDRLLLELQSIGLYPEILPDLAEEDEAINQDIVKLEKALYEQNGSKKNNLDKIDRAVQEGRDVERQKIEQAAFDQLIEMAYRKRLACRGSKNSKGAVHKVSKQVALAFVKRTLGRCKRYEEADINCFSEPTLQNIMFAPPSRENDAQPADCIVSGTASNTCNKVSLQIEARKSGSIQSSEQASSKNGSMFIKEKKREMLVNGGVSGSSSRASNLDGAVHGGLKGKRSERERNQSRDQSGQNSIGRAGRISLDSSQNENKPKAKKQKSTASGHDRVMEAKDSTRLPIHDAINNHSKDGATISGNQDTSQIKESNDFGNLPLPDLSSIEEFGGTQDLSSWLNFEEDGLQDHDSIGLDIPMDDLSDLNMLM; translated from the exons ATGTTGAGTTCTGGGAATAACTTGAACAGTAGCAGCAGCAACAGTGGGATAACTTCTTTAGATATGCCACCCTTGCCCCAGTGTTTACCACTAGATTCAATTACAGTAGGCAATAGAAAATATACAGGAGAGCTGAGGAGGGTTCTTGGTGTTTCTGCTGGAAACGCATCTGAAGACCATTCTTTTGGAGGTCCGCATCCTAAACCTATGGGTCCTGGAGCCTCTGGGGAACTAAAGCACTTCAAAGAAAGTGTACAAGATGCCTCCAGAAAGGCAAG GGATAGATCAAAAATGTTTGGGGAATCTTTGTCTAAATTGGAAAAGTATGAGGCATTGAACATAAAGAAGCGACAAAGGACTGATTTATCAAGTGATAGGGGAGGTGGAGTAAACTTGACAAAGATGGGTAACCAGATTCACAAAACCCCTAATGATAATTTAACTCAGAGATCAGAAGCAAGGGCCTCAAATTCAATGCTGAACAAGCGAATTCGTACATCAGTGGCAGATGTGCGG GAGGAAAGTAGGTCTGCTGCTATTGGAAGGCCACGGGTGGTCACAGAGAAGGATGGAAATCTGGTTCAGACGCTTGGTGGGAGTTCTGTTCGAAATGAAGAGAAAACTCGCAGATTACTTGCTGGAGGTGAAGGGTTGgatcaaaaaataaagaagaagaggtCTGTTGGAACTGTAGGAAACAGAGTTATAACTGGGGAAAGGGATGTAAAACGAACTGCTCTTCCAAAGGCAAATGCTGATTTGAAAATGCGACTTTATGATGCTCAGGGTTTCAg ATTGAAGTCTGGACCTGGGGGAATCAAGTCTGAGGGCTCTTCAGAGCTTACTAGTACAGGTGTGCGTGTGATGCTTACAAGTGAGCAAGGCGTTTCTCTTCACAGGGAACACATAGCTGAGCAGAGAGTTGTTGCCAAAGGAAGCAATAG gggaaacaCTCCGGAGGACCCAGCCAGCAACCCTAATACGCTAATAAAAAACAAGGTATCTCGGGCACCAAGAACAGGTTCAGTTGGTGCACTAGAATCATCTAACATTCAACCTTCATCTACAACATTTCCAG GTTCTTCTATTCATCCAATGACCCAGTGGGTTGGTCAGAGGCCACCTAAAAATTCACGCTCACGAAGAGTGAAAGTAGTTTCTCCTGCCTCACGCAATCTTGAAGTTCAGGTTTCATTCGAAGGCTGTCTAACTTCTGAGTTCTGTGTAAAAGCTTCTTCTGCTGGCAACAATGGATTTCAACTTGCAAGTAGTGCAGACAACAgtacaccaaaatataaaagaccGCCTGATGATACTTCATCCCCCTTTGGATTATCTGAAAGTGAAGAATCTGGAGCGggggaaaacaaaataaaagaaaaagctgTGAATGGAAGTGACTTTGCTATGGCCGCAGATAAGGCTGGGGCTTCTGTGTTTCAAATGAGGAAGAATAAGATATCAACTGATGAATCTGGAGATAGTGTGCAGAGACAAGGAAGAAGTGGAAGGAATTTATCATTAGTAAGGCCAGACCTCCCTTCTGGGAGGGAGAAGTCAGAGAATGTACCAACAATGAAGCCAGTACAAGACATGAAGCCTAATGATAAGAGTAAAAC CAAATATGGGCGCCCTCCTTCAAAAAAGCAGAAAGAGCGCAAAATTTTGACTCGTGTAGGGAAGCAACTGAACATTAGTTCTCCTGATTTTGGAG GTGAACCTGATGATGATCACGAAGAATTATATAAAGCTGCAAATGCTGCTCGTAATGCAAGCA ACCTTGCTTGTTCGGGTccattttggaagaaaatggaATCTATTTTTGCTTCTATCAGCTTGGATGATGCATCTTACTTGAAGCAACAG CTCAATATTGCTGAAGAATTTGATAAAAGTTTATCTCATATGTTTTGCATTGATCATGATCTGTTG GGTGTTGTTATAAATAACAAGCCAACTCAGGGTTCAGAGGAAAGAAAGAGAAGTCACTGTGATGAAGAATCAACTAAGTTTGATGCTTTAGATGGTAAGAAGGACATGGAAAGACTGGACAAGGTTACCCCACTATTCCAAAGACTTCTTTGTGCTCTaattgaagaagatgaaaatgaagaaTCATATCACCAAAGTGATGCAAAGAATATATCTCGACAATGTGCTAGTGATGATTCTCACTGTGGTTCTTgtaatcaaattgattttgaacCCAAAGATCGGGATAGAATGGACTCTGAAGTTGAGTCAGAGGTGGATCTTCAAATTCAGAAGAACTGCATGTTGGATAGACTATCTTGTGATAAGAGCACCACATCCAACACATTTAGATACCCAAACACATCCAGCTCTTTACAAAGCACTGGAGTTTGGCAGGGAGATGAAGAATTTTCTCTTTCAGATATCACACATACCGGCGAAATATGTTCAAATGATCTTGATCAACTGCAGCCTGCTGAATTAAGTGTTCCTAGCTTTCCTTCTCCTGATGGCCAGTATCAGCAGATGTCACTGGATGATAGACTGCTGCTTGAGTTGCAGAGCATTGGCTTATATCCTGAAATATTG CCTGATTTAGCTGAGGAAGATGAAGCTATAAATCAAGACATTGTGAAACTTGAGAAAGCACTGTATGAACAG AATGGGAGTAAGAAGAATAACTTGGACAAGATTGATAGAGCTGTTCAAGAAGGGAGGGATGTGGAGAGGCA GAAGATTGAGCAAGCTGCATTTGACCAACTTATTGAAATGGCTTACAGAAAGAGATTG GCATGCCGTGGAAGCAAAAATTCAAAAGGTGCAGTTCACAAGGTGTCTAAACAAGTTGCTTTGGCTTTTGTCAAACGTACTCTTGGAAGATGTAAAAGATATGAAGAAGCTGACATTAACTGCTTCAGTGAACCTACCCTACAAAATATCATGTTTGCCCCACCTTCACGTGAGAATGATGCACAACCTGCTGATTGCATAGTCTCTGGGACAGCCAGCAATACATGTAACAAAGTTTCCCTTCAAATTGAAGCCAGAAAATCAG GTTCAATTCAGTCATCAGAGCAAGCATCATCCAAGAATGGGTCCATGTTTATCAAGGAAAAGAAGAGGGAAATGTTGGTCAATGGTGGTGTCAGTGGTTCTTCCTCAAGAGCATCAAATCTTGATGGTGCTGTTCATGGTGGACTGAAGGGAAAGAGAAGTGAGAGAGAAAGGAATCAAAGCCGGGATCAGAGCGGACAAAATTCTATTGGCAGAGCTGGACGCATATCACTGGACAGTAGCCAAAATGAGAACAAACCAAAAGCTAAGAAGCAAAAGAGTACTGCTAGTGGACATGATAGGGTTATGGAAGCAAAGGATTCTACTCGTTTACCAATTCATGATGCAATCAATAATCATAGTAAAGATGGGGCTACGATATCTGGTAATCAGGACACTTCTCAAATAAAGGAATCCAATGACTTTGGGAATTTGCCACTACCTGACTTAAGTTCAATAGAAGAATTTGGTGGTACGCAAGATCTTAGTTCTTGGTTGAACTTTGAAGAAGATGGTTTGCAAGACCATGATTCTATTGGCCTTGATATTCCAATGGATGACCTATCAGATTTAAATATGCTTATGTGA